A genomic region of Phragmites australis chromosome 2, lpPhrAust1.1, whole genome shotgun sequence contains the following coding sequences:
- the LOC133909457 gene encoding THO complex subunit 2-like isoform X1: protein MSPPLQAPDYKHITEECLREWKGQSAGAFRHPDPVPMARFLYELCWAIVRGDLPPQKSRVALQSVVFVEEARREEELGSVLADIIAHLGQDWHSFNSQADYFNLQIAISGEYRSRLVKMAKSFVESSIIAPRLLQERCEEDFLWEAEQSKWKGQDLKSKEVRVNTRLLYQQTKFNLVREESEGYAKLVTLLFQVGSDLACQNASSVTISIIKSLIGHFDLDPNRVFDIVLECFELYPDSNIFYQLIPLFPKSHAAQILGFKFEYYQRLDVNSPVPSGLFRTAALLVKSGFIDLDNVYSHLLPNDDEAFEHFDSFIARRIDEANKIGKINLAATGKDLMDDEKQEITIDLYTALEMENDLVGERAPEMEKNQKLGLLLGFLSVHDWYHAQLLFERLAHLNPVEHIEICDALFRMIEKTMSSVYDIVCQMYYYFPRKNDAEQIGTSVLSLSSFDLPKEFFQMLTACGPYLHRDTQLFQKVCRVLKAYFLSSKESIRASSIVSPESRIEEALGSCLFPSLQLIPANPAVDMEIWGVHSLLPYEARYRLYGEWEKETEQNPIILAARQTAKLDTRRLLKRLAKENLKPLGRMVAKLAHANPMTVLRTIVQQVEAYRDMITPVVDAFKYLTQLEYDILQYIVIERLAQGGREKLKDDGLNLSDWLQSLASFWGHLCKKHNAVELKSLLQYLVNQLKKGVGIELVVLEELIQQMANVQYTENVTEEQVDAMAGSETLRQQASLFGATRNYKVLSKSTNRLRDSLLPKEEPKLAVPMLLLIAQHRSKIIINADATYIKMVSEQFDRCHGILLQYVEFLSSAITPTTYAQLIPPLQDLVHKYHIEPEVAFLIYRPVMRLFKNNNGGDTFWPLDDNEEGESISSDDLILHLDSSQEPIMWSDLLNTVRSILPTKAWNSLSPDLYATFWGLTLYDLHFPKDRYDTEIKKLHENLKQLEDNSDNSSIAISRRKKDKERIQDLLDKLNSESQKHEQHVASVVQRLAREKDKWLSSSPDALKINMEFLQRCIYPRCVFSMQDAVYCATFVQTLHSLGTPFFNTVNHIDCLVCKTLQPMIYCCTEFEAGRLGRFLHDTLKMAYYWKSDESVYERECGNKPGFAVYFRFPNSQRVSYSQFIRVHWKWSSRITKALNQCMESKEYMEIRNALIVLTKISTVFPVIRKSGVNLEKRVAKLKGDEGDLKVLATGVAAALAARKSSWLSEEEFGMGHLDLKPATARSVPGNQSADPSLAKDRNVRAKSTERRHEKSEGATKPDVQQKKSTVSANGSDSQIPSSSAQGKSSGAVRVADEPPKPLSDEGVKVSTKPTSESETRAPQKRAAHNAGKVLKHDVAKEDLKAGKSTSRNVNQQASVVLDDREVLSQAADVVQDTNSTSSNGNLHPVPRKVSASSQRTTMLVTHNGAANPTGESTDLTDSTVRQQKRSAPAEEQDRSSKRRKGENEPRDSDLSEHHIDKEFIFDSHAIDKFRSVEHEKSATEEQNLSRAEKIKEKFDDKYDRDPREKLDRPERRRGEDAIERSTDRLSERRERSIERMQERFTDKAPEKGREDRNKDERNRVKYAEPSVDRTHSSDERFRGQSLPPPPPLPTSFVPQSVGANQREEDTDRRGGSTRHIHRSSPRRDEKERRQSEENASSFQDDGKHRREVDLRDRKREERDILSNKVDDRDMEKGTTMKEDSDPSNPSKRRKIKRDQSSLEAGEYAPSAPQPPTHGGSSQSFDVRERERKGVISQQRTSHSDDLPRMHGKDTTSKPSRREADQMHEREWEEEKRSRTESKRKHRK, encoded by the exons atgTCGCCCCCTCTCCAGGCGCCCGACTACAAGCACATCACCGAGGAGTGCCTCCGCGAATGGAAGGGGCAGTCCGCCGGCGCCTTCCGCCACCCCGATCCGGTTCCCATGGCGCGCTTCCTCTATGAGCTCTGCTGGGCGATC GTGCGGGGTGATCTGCCGCCGCAGAAGAGTCGGGTGGCGCTGCAGTCGGTGGTGTTCGTGGAGGAGGCACGACGAGAGGAGGAGCTCGGTTCGGTGCTCGCTGATATCATCGCCCACCTTGGGCAGGAT TGGCATTCCTTTAATAGTCAGGCTGACTACTTCAATCTGCAGATTGCAATCTCCGGTGAATATCGCAGCCGTCTTGTCAAAATG GCTAAGTCTTTTGTGGAGTCTTCAATTATTGCACCTAGGCTTCTGCAAGAGCGGTGCGAA GAAGATTTCCTCTGGGAGGCTGAACAGAGTAAGTGGAAAGGCCAGGATTTAAAATCCAAGGAG GTTAGGGTCAACACACGGCTTCTTTACCAGCAAACTAAATTCAACCTCGTACGGGAGGAAAGCGAGGGCTACGCCAAGTTG GTGACACTCCTTTTTCAAGTTGGCTCAGATCTGGCATGCCAGAATGCTTCTTCAGTTACAATCAGCATTATAAAG TCATTGATTGGTCATTTTGATCTGGATCCAAATCGTGTATTTGATATT GTGTTGGAATGCTTTGAACTCTATCCGGATAGTAACATCTTTTATCAGCTCATACCTCTTTTTCCAAAG TCCCATGCTGCCCAAATTTTGGGGTTCAAATTCGAGTACTATCAACGATTGGATGTCAACAGCCCTGTTCCATCTGGGCTTTTCAGAACAGCAGCTTTGTTGGTCAAATCTGGTTTCATTGACCTTGATAACGT GTATTCTCACTTGCTTCCAAatgatgacgaggcatttgagCATTTTGACTCTTTCATTGCAAGAAGAATTGATGAG GCTAATAAAATTGGCAAAATCAATCTTGCTGCTACTGGAAAGGACCTTATGGATGACGAGAAGCAAGAAATAACTATCGATTTATACACAGCTTTGGAGATGGAAAATGATTTAGTTGGGGAGCGAGCCCCTGAGATGGAAAAGAACCAGAAACTTGGGCTGCTTCTTGGTTTTCTCTCTGTGCACGACTG GTATCATGCACAACTACTCTTTGAGCGTCTTGCACACCTGAATCCTGTTGAGCATATTGAAATTTGTGATGCATTATTTAG GATGATTGAAAAGACAATGTCTTCAGTCTATGATATAGTTTGTCAAATGTACTATTACTTCCCTCGTAAGAATGATGCTGAACAGATAGGCACATCTGTCCTGTCACTAAGTTCATTTGATCTACCGAAAGAGTTTTTCCAAATGCTCACTGCTTGTGGACCATACCTTCATCGTGATACTCAATTATTTCAAAAG GTTTGCAGAGTATTAAAAGCATACTTCCTCTCATCAAAAGAGTCAATCCGTGCATCAAGCATAGTTTCTCCAGAATCTCGGATTGAAGAAGCACTTGGATCGTGCTTGTTTCCTTCGTTGCAGCTTATACCTGCTAATCCTGCTGTTGATATGGAGATATGGGGGGTTCATTCCCTCCTTCCTTACGAG GCCCGCTATCGTCTATATGGTGAATGGGAGAAGGAGACTGAACAAAACCCAATTATCCTTGCTGCAAGGCAAACTGCAAAG CTGGACACCAGAAGGCTTTTAAAACGTTTGGCTAAGGAAAACCTGAAGCCGCTTGGCCGCATGGTGGCTAAACTTGCTCATGCAAATCCTATGACTGTGCTTCGGACAATTGTCCAACAG GTTGAAGCATACAGGGATATGATTACGCCAGTTGTGGATGCTTTTAAGTACTTGACTCAG CTGGAGTATGACATCTTGCAATATATTGTAATTGAACGCTTGGCTCAAGGTGGTCGTGAAAAACTTAAAGATGATGGTCTGAATCTGTCTGATTGGCTTCAATCTCTTGCATCCTTTTGGGGCCACCT GTGCAAGAAGCATAATGCTGTGGAACTGAAAAGCCTTCTCCAGTACCTTGTTAATCAACTAAAGAAGGGCGTGGGCATCGAGCTTGTTGTCTTGGAG GAGCTCATTCAGCAAATGGCAAATGTGCAGTACACCGAGAACGTGACCGAGGAACAGGTTGATGCTATGGCAGGAAGTGAGACTTTGAGGCAGCAAGCTTCACTATTTGGGGCAACTAGGAACTATAAG GTGCTGAGTAAGTCTACAAACAGGTTGAGGGATTCATTGCTTCCAAAAGAAGAACCTAAACTTGCAGTTCCTATGCTACTGCTTATTGCTCAGCATCGATCCAa GATCATAATAAATGCGGATGCCACATATATCAAAATGGTCAGTGAGCAGTTTGATAGATGCCATGGAATACTTCTTCAATATGTTGAGTTTCTTTCAAGTGCCATAACTCCAACCACCTATGCACAACTTATACCTCCTTTGCAAGATCTGGTTCACAAATACCACATTGAGCCAGAG GTTGCTTTCCTTATATACCGCCCAGTGATGAGGCTTTTTAAAAACAATAATGGAGGTGACACTTTTTGGCCTCTTGATGATAACGAGGAAGGAGAATCTATATCATCTGATGATCTTATCTTGCATCTTGACTCGTCTCAGGAACCAATCAT GTGGTCAGATCTTCTGAACACAGTCCGGTCAATTTTGCCAACAAAAGCTTGGAATAGTCTTTCACCAGATTTATATGCTACTTTCTGGGGCTTAACGCTCTATGATCTTCACTTCCCAAAAGATCGTTATGATACAGAAATCAAGAAGCTGCATGAGAATCTCAAACAATTGGAGGACAACTCAGATAACTCTAGCATTGCAATTTCACGACGTAAGAAGGACAAGGAGAGAATCCAAGATTTACTTGACAAATTGAACAGTGAATCACAGAAGCACGAACAACATGTTGCATCTGTGGTCCAAAGGCTAGCTCGTGAAAAGGATAAGTGGTTGAGTTCCAGTCCAGATGCACTGAAGATCAACATGGAGTTCCTACAGCGTTGCATATACCCACGTTGTGTTTTCAGTATGCAGGATGCTGTATATTGTGCTACATTTGTCCAAACACTGCATTCACTTGGGACTCCATTCTTTAACACAGTCAATCATATTGATTGTCTTGTTTGTAAGACCCTACAACCAATGATATACTGTTGCACAGAATTTGAAGCTGGCAGGCTTGGAAGGTTTCTTCATGATACATTGAAGATGGCCTACTATTGGAAG AGTGATGAATCTGTGTATGAGCGTGAATGTGGAAACAAACCAGGTTTTGCAGTGTACTTCAGATTCCCAAACAGCCAGCGCGTATCTTATAGCCAGTTTATTCGA GTTCATTGGAAGTGGAGTTCAAGAATCACCAAGGCACTTAACCAATGCATGGAATCAAAAGAATACATGGAAATCCGAAATGCCCTTATTGTGCTAACAAAGATATCTACTGTATTTCCTGTTATTCGTAAAAGCGGTGTCAATCTCGAGAAACGG GTGGCTAAACTAAAGGGGGATGAGGGAGATCTTAAAGTTCTTGCTACTGGTGTAGCTGCTGCTTTAGCTGCTCGCAAG AGTTCTTGGCTATCTGAAGAAGAGTTTGGCATGGGCCACCTTGATCTGAAGCCAGCAACAGCAAGATCTGTGCCTG GAAATCAGTCAGCAGATCCCTCACTGGCAAAAGATCGGAATGTTCGTGCAAAGTCTACGGAGAGAAGGCATGAAAAGTCAGAAGGTGCTACAAAGCCTGATGTTCAACAAAAGAAGAGCACTGTGTCTGCAAATGGATCTGATAGTCAAATACCATCTTCCTCTGCACAAGGAAAATCTTCAGGGGCTGTACGTGTAGCGGATGAACCTCCAAAACCTTTGTCTGATGAGGGGGTTAAGGTTTCTACGAAGCCTACTTCAGAATCTGAG ACAAGGGCTCCACAAAAGCGTGCTGCACACAATGCTGGGAAGGTATTGAAGCATGATGTGGCAAAGGAAGATTTAAAAGCTGGAAAATCTACGAGCCGGAATGTAAATCAACAAGCGTCTGTTGTTCTTGATGATAGAGAAGTATTATCTCAGGCAGCTGATGTTGTCCAGGATACAAATTCCACTAGTAGCAATGGTAACTTGCATCCAGTGCCACGAAAGGTTTCAGCATCCTCCCAAAGAACAACAATGTTGGTTACACATAATGGAGCAGCTAATCCCACTGGTGAGTCAACTGATCTGACTGACTCTACTGTGAGACAGCAAAAAAGATCTGCTCCGGCTGAGGAGCAAGATAGATCAAGTAAACGGAGGAAAGGAGAAAATGAACCTCGAGACAGTGACTTGAGTGAACACCATATAGACAAGGAATTTATTTTTGACTCACACGCAATAGATAAATTTCGTTCAGTGGAGCATGAGAAGAGTGCAACTGAGGAACAAAACTTAAGTAGggcagaaaaaataaaagagaaatttgATGATAAATATGACAGAGATCCTAGAGAAAAATTAGATCGACCTGAAAGGCGTCGTGGGGAAGATGCTATTGAAAGATCAACAGATAGATTATCAGAGAGGAGAGAACGCTCTATTGAAAGGATGCAAGAGAGATTTACAGATAAAGCCCCTGAAAAAGGAAGAGAGGATAGAAATAAGGATGAGAGGAATAGAGTTAAATATGCTGAACCTTCAGTCGACCGGACACATTCTTCTGATGAGCGGTTCCGAGGGCAAAGtttgccaccacctccacctcttCCCACAAGCTTTGTACCCCAATCAGTTGGTGCTaaccaaagagaagaagataCTGACCGAAGGGGTGGGAGCACCAGACATATTCATAGGTCATCTCCCAGGCGTGATGAGAAAGAAAGGAGGCAGTCGGAGGAGAATGCTTCGTCGTTTCAGGATGATGGGAAGCACAGAAGAGAGGTAGATCTTCGTGATAGAAAGCGtgaagagagagatattttatCAAACAAG GTAGATGACAGGGATATGGAAAAAGGGACTACTATGAAGGAAGATAGCGACCCTAGTAATCCTTCCAAACGGAGAAAAATTAAGAGAGACCAGTCTTCTTTAGAAGCTGGTGAGTACGCACCTTCTGCTCCACAGCCTCCCACCCATGGAGGTAGCTCGCAATCATTCGATGTACGAGAACGAGAAAGAAAAGGTGTAATTTCACAGCAGCGTACCTCGCATTCTGATGACCTTCCTAGGATGCATGGCAAGGATACGACAAGCAAGCCAAGTCGTCGAGAGGCTGACCA AATGCATGAGAGAGAATGGGAAGAGGAAAAGCGATCAAGAACTGAATCAAAAAGGAAGCATCGGAAATAG
- the LOC133909457 gene encoding THO complex subunit 2-like isoform X2, which produces MSPPLQAPDYKHITEECLREWKGQSAGAFRHPDPVPMARFLYELCWAIVRGDLPPQKSRVALQSVVFVEEARREEELGSVLADIIAHLGQDIAISGEYRSRLVKMAKSFVESSIIAPRLLQERCEEDFLWEAEQSKWKGQDLKSKEVRVNTRLLYQQTKFNLVREESEGYAKLVTLLFQVGSDLACQNASSVTISIIKSLIGHFDLDPNRVFDIVLECFELYPDSNIFYQLIPLFPKSHAAQILGFKFEYYQRLDVNSPVPSGLFRTAALLVKSGFIDLDNVYSHLLPNDDEAFEHFDSFIARRIDEANKIGKINLAATGKDLMDDEKQEITIDLYTALEMENDLVGERAPEMEKNQKLGLLLGFLSVHDWYHAQLLFERLAHLNPVEHIEICDALFRMIEKTMSSVYDIVCQMYYYFPRKNDAEQIGTSVLSLSSFDLPKEFFQMLTACGPYLHRDTQLFQKVCRVLKAYFLSSKESIRASSIVSPESRIEEALGSCLFPSLQLIPANPAVDMEIWGVHSLLPYEARYRLYGEWEKETEQNPIILAARQTAKLDTRRLLKRLAKENLKPLGRMVAKLAHANPMTVLRTIVQQVEAYRDMITPVVDAFKYLTQLEYDILQYIVIERLAQGGREKLKDDGLNLSDWLQSLASFWGHLCKKHNAVELKSLLQYLVNQLKKGVGIELVVLEELIQQMANVQYTENVTEEQVDAMAGSETLRQQASLFGATRNYKVLSKSTNRLRDSLLPKEEPKLAVPMLLLIAQHRSKIIINADATYIKMVSEQFDRCHGILLQYVEFLSSAITPTTYAQLIPPLQDLVHKYHIEPEVAFLIYRPVMRLFKNNNGGDTFWPLDDNEEGESISSDDLILHLDSSQEPIMWSDLLNTVRSILPTKAWNSLSPDLYATFWGLTLYDLHFPKDRYDTEIKKLHENLKQLEDNSDNSSIAISRRKKDKERIQDLLDKLNSESQKHEQHVASVVQRLAREKDKWLSSSPDALKINMEFLQRCIYPRCVFSMQDAVYCATFVQTLHSLGTPFFNTVNHIDCLVCKTLQPMIYCCTEFEAGRLGRFLHDTLKMAYYWKSDESVYERECGNKPGFAVYFRFPNSQRVSYSQFIRVHWKWSSRITKALNQCMESKEYMEIRNALIVLTKISTVFPVIRKSGVNLEKRVAKLKGDEGDLKVLATGVAAALAARKSSWLSEEEFGMGHLDLKPATARSVPGNQSADPSLAKDRNVRAKSTERRHEKSEGATKPDVQQKKSTVSANGSDSQIPSSSAQGKSSGAVRVADEPPKPLSDEGVKVSTKPTSESETRAPQKRAAHNAGKVLKHDVAKEDLKAGKSTSRNVNQQASVVLDDREVLSQAADVVQDTNSTSSNGNLHPVPRKVSASSQRTTMLVTHNGAANPTGESTDLTDSTVRQQKRSAPAEEQDRSSKRRKGENEPRDSDLSEHHIDKEFIFDSHAIDKFRSVEHEKSATEEQNLSRAEKIKEKFDDKYDRDPREKLDRPERRRGEDAIERSTDRLSERRERSIERMQERFTDKAPEKGREDRNKDERNRVKYAEPSVDRTHSSDERFRGQSLPPPPPLPTSFVPQSVGANQREEDTDRRGGSTRHIHRSSPRRDEKERRQSEENASSFQDDGKHRREVDLRDRKREERDILSNKVDDRDMEKGTTMKEDSDPSNPSKRRKIKRDQSSLEAGEYAPSAPQPPTHGGSSQSFDVRERERKGVISQQRTSHSDDLPRMHGKDTTSKPSRREADQMHEREWEEEKRSRTESKRKHRK; this is translated from the exons atgTCGCCCCCTCTCCAGGCGCCCGACTACAAGCACATCACCGAGGAGTGCCTCCGCGAATGGAAGGGGCAGTCCGCCGGCGCCTTCCGCCACCCCGATCCGGTTCCCATGGCGCGCTTCCTCTATGAGCTCTGCTGGGCGATC GTGCGGGGTGATCTGCCGCCGCAGAAGAGTCGGGTGGCGCTGCAGTCGGTGGTGTTCGTGGAGGAGGCACGACGAGAGGAGGAGCTCGGTTCGGTGCTCGCTGATATCATCGCCCACCTTGGGCAGGAT ATTGCAATCTCCGGTGAATATCGCAGCCGTCTTGTCAAAATG GCTAAGTCTTTTGTGGAGTCTTCAATTATTGCACCTAGGCTTCTGCAAGAGCGGTGCGAA GAAGATTTCCTCTGGGAGGCTGAACAGAGTAAGTGGAAAGGCCAGGATTTAAAATCCAAGGAG GTTAGGGTCAACACACGGCTTCTTTACCAGCAAACTAAATTCAACCTCGTACGGGAGGAAAGCGAGGGCTACGCCAAGTTG GTGACACTCCTTTTTCAAGTTGGCTCAGATCTGGCATGCCAGAATGCTTCTTCAGTTACAATCAGCATTATAAAG TCATTGATTGGTCATTTTGATCTGGATCCAAATCGTGTATTTGATATT GTGTTGGAATGCTTTGAACTCTATCCGGATAGTAACATCTTTTATCAGCTCATACCTCTTTTTCCAAAG TCCCATGCTGCCCAAATTTTGGGGTTCAAATTCGAGTACTATCAACGATTGGATGTCAACAGCCCTGTTCCATCTGGGCTTTTCAGAACAGCAGCTTTGTTGGTCAAATCTGGTTTCATTGACCTTGATAACGT GTATTCTCACTTGCTTCCAAatgatgacgaggcatttgagCATTTTGACTCTTTCATTGCAAGAAGAATTGATGAG GCTAATAAAATTGGCAAAATCAATCTTGCTGCTACTGGAAAGGACCTTATGGATGACGAGAAGCAAGAAATAACTATCGATTTATACACAGCTTTGGAGATGGAAAATGATTTAGTTGGGGAGCGAGCCCCTGAGATGGAAAAGAACCAGAAACTTGGGCTGCTTCTTGGTTTTCTCTCTGTGCACGACTG GTATCATGCACAACTACTCTTTGAGCGTCTTGCACACCTGAATCCTGTTGAGCATATTGAAATTTGTGATGCATTATTTAG GATGATTGAAAAGACAATGTCTTCAGTCTATGATATAGTTTGTCAAATGTACTATTACTTCCCTCGTAAGAATGATGCTGAACAGATAGGCACATCTGTCCTGTCACTAAGTTCATTTGATCTACCGAAAGAGTTTTTCCAAATGCTCACTGCTTGTGGACCATACCTTCATCGTGATACTCAATTATTTCAAAAG GTTTGCAGAGTATTAAAAGCATACTTCCTCTCATCAAAAGAGTCAATCCGTGCATCAAGCATAGTTTCTCCAGAATCTCGGATTGAAGAAGCACTTGGATCGTGCTTGTTTCCTTCGTTGCAGCTTATACCTGCTAATCCTGCTGTTGATATGGAGATATGGGGGGTTCATTCCCTCCTTCCTTACGAG GCCCGCTATCGTCTATATGGTGAATGGGAGAAGGAGACTGAACAAAACCCAATTATCCTTGCTGCAAGGCAAACTGCAAAG CTGGACACCAGAAGGCTTTTAAAACGTTTGGCTAAGGAAAACCTGAAGCCGCTTGGCCGCATGGTGGCTAAACTTGCTCATGCAAATCCTATGACTGTGCTTCGGACAATTGTCCAACAG GTTGAAGCATACAGGGATATGATTACGCCAGTTGTGGATGCTTTTAAGTACTTGACTCAG CTGGAGTATGACATCTTGCAATATATTGTAATTGAACGCTTGGCTCAAGGTGGTCGTGAAAAACTTAAAGATGATGGTCTGAATCTGTCTGATTGGCTTCAATCTCTTGCATCCTTTTGGGGCCACCT GTGCAAGAAGCATAATGCTGTGGAACTGAAAAGCCTTCTCCAGTACCTTGTTAATCAACTAAAGAAGGGCGTGGGCATCGAGCTTGTTGTCTTGGAG GAGCTCATTCAGCAAATGGCAAATGTGCAGTACACCGAGAACGTGACCGAGGAACAGGTTGATGCTATGGCAGGAAGTGAGACTTTGAGGCAGCAAGCTTCACTATTTGGGGCAACTAGGAACTATAAG GTGCTGAGTAAGTCTACAAACAGGTTGAGGGATTCATTGCTTCCAAAAGAAGAACCTAAACTTGCAGTTCCTATGCTACTGCTTATTGCTCAGCATCGATCCAa GATCATAATAAATGCGGATGCCACATATATCAAAATGGTCAGTGAGCAGTTTGATAGATGCCATGGAATACTTCTTCAATATGTTGAGTTTCTTTCAAGTGCCATAACTCCAACCACCTATGCACAACTTATACCTCCTTTGCAAGATCTGGTTCACAAATACCACATTGAGCCAGAG GTTGCTTTCCTTATATACCGCCCAGTGATGAGGCTTTTTAAAAACAATAATGGAGGTGACACTTTTTGGCCTCTTGATGATAACGAGGAAGGAGAATCTATATCATCTGATGATCTTATCTTGCATCTTGACTCGTCTCAGGAACCAATCAT GTGGTCAGATCTTCTGAACACAGTCCGGTCAATTTTGCCAACAAAAGCTTGGAATAGTCTTTCACCAGATTTATATGCTACTTTCTGGGGCTTAACGCTCTATGATCTTCACTTCCCAAAAGATCGTTATGATACAGAAATCAAGAAGCTGCATGAGAATCTCAAACAATTGGAGGACAACTCAGATAACTCTAGCATTGCAATTTCACGACGTAAGAAGGACAAGGAGAGAATCCAAGATTTACTTGACAAATTGAACAGTGAATCACAGAAGCACGAACAACATGTTGCATCTGTGGTCCAAAGGCTAGCTCGTGAAAAGGATAAGTGGTTGAGTTCCAGTCCAGATGCACTGAAGATCAACATGGAGTTCCTACAGCGTTGCATATACCCACGTTGTGTTTTCAGTATGCAGGATGCTGTATATTGTGCTACATTTGTCCAAACACTGCATTCACTTGGGACTCCATTCTTTAACACAGTCAATCATATTGATTGTCTTGTTTGTAAGACCCTACAACCAATGATATACTGTTGCACAGAATTTGAAGCTGGCAGGCTTGGAAGGTTTCTTCATGATACATTGAAGATGGCCTACTATTGGAAG AGTGATGAATCTGTGTATGAGCGTGAATGTGGAAACAAACCAGGTTTTGCAGTGTACTTCAGATTCCCAAACAGCCAGCGCGTATCTTATAGCCAGTTTATTCGA GTTCATTGGAAGTGGAGTTCAAGAATCACCAAGGCACTTAACCAATGCATGGAATCAAAAGAATACATGGAAATCCGAAATGCCCTTATTGTGCTAACAAAGATATCTACTGTATTTCCTGTTATTCGTAAAAGCGGTGTCAATCTCGAGAAACGG GTGGCTAAACTAAAGGGGGATGAGGGAGATCTTAAAGTTCTTGCTACTGGTGTAGCTGCTGCTTTAGCTGCTCGCAAG AGTTCTTGGCTATCTGAAGAAGAGTTTGGCATGGGCCACCTTGATCTGAAGCCAGCAACAGCAAGATCTGTGCCTG GAAATCAGTCAGCAGATCCCTCACTGGCAAAAGATCGGAATGTTCGTGCAAAGTCTACGGAGAGAAGGCATGAAAAGTCAGAAGGTGCTACAAAGCCTGATGTTCAACAAAAGAAGAGCACTGTGTCTGCAAATGGATCTGATAGTCAAATACCATCTTCCTCTGCACAAGGAAAATCTTCAGGGGCTGTACGTGTAGCGGATGAACCTCCAAAACCTTTGTCTGATGAGGGGGTTAAGGTTTCTACGAAGCCTACTTCAGAATCTGAG ACAAGGGCTCCACAAAAGCGTGCTGCACACAATGCTGGGAAGGTATTGAAGCATGATGTGGCAAAGGAAGATTTAAAAGCTGGAAAATCTACGAGCCGGAATGTAAATCAACAAGCGTCTGTTGTTCTTGATGATAGAGAAGTATTATCTCAGGCAGCTGATGTTGTCCAGGATACAAATTCCACTAGTAGCAATGGTAACTTGCATCCAGTGCCACGAAAGGTTTCAGCATCCTCCCAAAGAACAACAATGTTGGTTACACATAATGGAGCAGCTAATCCCACTGGTGAGTCAACTGATCTGACTGACTCTACTGTGAGACAGCAAAAAAGATCTGCTCCGGCTGAGGAGCAAGATAGATCAAGTAAACGGAGGAAAGGAGAAAATGAACCTCGAGACAGTGACTTGAGTGAACACCATATAGACAAGGAATTTATTTTTGACTCACACGCAATAGATAAATTTCGTTCAGTGGAGCATGAGAAGAGTGCAACTGAGGAACAAAACTTAAGTAGggcagaaaaaataaaagagaaatttgATGATAAATATGACAGAGATCCTAGAGAAAAATTAGATCGACCTGAAAGGCGTCGTGGGGAAGATGCTATTGAAAGATCAACAGATAGATTATCAGAGAGGAGAGAACGCTCTATTGAAAGGATGCAAGAGAGATTTACAGATAAAGCCCCTGAAAAAGGAAGAGAGGATAGAAATAAGGATGAGAGGAATAGAGTTAAATATGCTGAACCTTCAGTCGACCGGACACATTCTTCTGATGAGCGGTTCCGAGGGCAAAGtttgccaccacctccacctcttCCCACAAGCTTTGTACCCCAATCAGTTGGTGCTaaccaaagagaagaagataCTGACCGAAGGGGTGGGAGCACCAGACATATTCATAGGTCATCTCCCAGGCGTGATGAGAAAGAAAGGAGGCAGTCGGAGGAGAATGCTTCGTCGTTTCAGGATGATGGGAAGCACAGAAGAGAGGTAGATCTTCGTGATAGAAAGCGtgaagagagagatattttatCAAACAAG GTAGATGACAGGGATATGGAAAAAGGGACTACTATGAAGGAAGATAGCGACCCTAGTAATCCTTCCAAACGGAGAAAAATTAAGAGAGACCAGTCTTCTTTAGAAGCTGGTGAGTACGCACCTTCTGCTCCACAGCCTCCCACCCATGGAGGTAGCTCGCAATCATTCGATGTACGAGAACGAGAAAGAAAAGGTGTAATTTCACAGCAGCGTACCTCGCATTCTGATGACCTTCCTAGGATGCATGGCAAGGATACGACAAGCAAGCCAAGTCGTCGAGAGGCTGACCA AATGCATGAGAGAGAATGGGAAGAGGAAAAGCGATCAAGAACTGAATCAAAAAGGAAGCATCGGAAATAG